Proteins from one Cystobacter ferrugineus genomic window:
- the lysS gene encoding lysine--tRNA ligase: MSDTPENKTAEVDLGSKEQEIYAQRLDKARKWKDSGYNPYGNGYRPQHLAADILARHEKQSTEEIEQAGPVTYDVAGRIVAVRSFGKAAFVKLRDRSGEIQAHLKKDALGDAYELFKVCDLGDFVAVQGTLFRSKTGELTLSAQKFVPLTKSLRPLPEKWHGLSDVETRYRQRYLDLVSNPEVKQTFLKRNKLIRYIREFLDGRDFIEVETPMMHPLVSGAAARPFTTHHNALDIDLYMRIAPELYLKRLVVGGIERVYEINRNFRNEGISTRHNPEFTMLEFYQAYATFEDLMDLTEEMLSGAAKAVTGDTKVAYQGHVLDFGKGWKRIPMTEAIREAVPSLSDKDMADADRLRHELLSKAHGEVERRAIQTMHHGELVGALFENHVESTLVHPTFITQYPTAVSPLARRNDQNPDFTDRFELFVAGREIGNAFSELNDPIDQKERFLSQLEAKQRGQQETMDYDEDYIRALEHGMPPTAGEGIGIDRVTMLFTDSPSIRDVILFPLLKPLAK; this comes from the coding sequence ATGTCCGACACGCCAGAGAACAAGACCGCCGAAGTAGACCTTGGGTCCAAGGAGCAGGAAATCTACGCGCAGCGCCTCGACAAGGCGCGCAAGTGGAAGGACTCCGGCTACAACCCCTACGGCAATGGGTACCGGCCCCAGCACCTGGCCGCCGACATCCTCGCCCGTCACGAGAAGCAGTCCACCGAGGAGATCGAGCAGGCCGGGCCCGTCACCTACGACGTGGCGGGCCGCATCGTGGCCGTGCGCAGCTTCGGCAAGGCCGCCTTCGTGAAGCTGCGTGACCGCTCCGGGGAGATCCAGGCCCACCTGAAGAAGGACGCGCTCGGGGACGCCTACGAGCTGTTCAAGGTGTGCGACCTGGGCGACTTCGTGGCGGTGCAGGGCACGCTCTTCCGCTCGAAGACGGGCGAGCTGACCCTGTCGGCCCAGAAGTTCGTGCCGCTCACCAAGTCCCTGCGTCCCCTGCCCGAGAAGTGGCACGGCCTGTCGGACGTGGAGACGCGCTACCGCCAGCGCTACCTGGACCTCGTGTCCAACCCCGAGGTCAAGCAGACCTTCCTCAAGCGCAACAAGCTCATCCGCTACATCCGCGAGTTCCTCGACGGGCGCGACTTCATCGAGGTGGAGACGCCGATGATGCACCCGCTGGTGTCCGGCGCGGCGGCGCGTCCGTTCACCACGCACCACAACGCGCTCGACATCGACCTGTACATGCGCATCGCGCCGGAGCTCTACCTCAAGCGTCTGGTGGTGGGCGGCATCGAGCGCGTGTACGAGATCAACCGCAACTTCCGCAACGAGGGCATCAGCACCCGGCACAACCCCGAGTTCACGATGCTGGAGTTCTACCAGGCCTACGCCACGTTCGAGGACCTGATGGATCTCACCGAGGAGATGCTCTCGGGGGCGGCCAAGGCGGTGACGGGGGACACGAAGGTCGCCTACCAGGGGCACGTGCTGGACTTCGGCAAGGGCTGGAAGCGCATCCCCATGACGGAGGCCATCCGCGAGGCGGTGCCCTCGTTGAGCGACAAGGACATGGCGGACGCGGACCGGCTGCGGCACGAGCTGCTGAGCAAGGCCCATGGCGAGGTCGAGCGCCGCGCCATCCAGACCATGCACCATGGCGAGCTGGTGGGCGCGCTCTTCGAGAACCACGTGGAGAGCACGTTGGTGCACCCCACCTTCATCACCCAGTACCCCACGGCGGTCAGCCCCCTGGCGCGCCGCAATGATCAGAACCCGGACTTCACCGATCGCTTCGAGCTGTTCGTCGCGGGCCGGGAGATCGGCAACGCCTTCTCCGAGCTCAACGATCCCATCGACCAGAAGGAGCGCTTCCTCTCCCAGCTGGAGGCCAAGCAGCGCGGCCAACAGGAGACGATGGACTACGACGAGGACTACATCCGCGCACTCGAGCACGGCATGCCGCCCACTGCGGGTGAAGGCATCGGGATTGATCGCGTCACCATGTTGTTCACCGATTCGCCGTCGATCCGCGACGTCATTCTCTTCCCCCTCCTCAAGCCGCTTGCGAAGTAG
- a CDS encoding anti-sigma factor family protein: MPAQLSHRETRALFIAFADEELPADTAREVRSHLDSCGECQQGWQAYSSTVLRVRQVPRHKAPPALASQVLARVKRQRRFGLRGLHLAHAHYRLPVEVLIPVLLAAAVAAYLLVSSS; this comes from the coding sequence ATGCCAGCGCAGCTCAGCCATCGCGAGACCCGGGCCCTGTTCATCGCCTTCGCCGATGAGGAGCTTCCCGCCGACACGGCGCGTGAAGTGCGCTCCCACCTGGACTCCTGTGGCGAGTGCCAGCAGGGGTGGCAGGCCTATTCGAGCACCGTGCTCCGGGTGCGCCAGGTGCCGCGGCACAAGGCGCCGCCGGCGCTGGCCTCGCAGGTGCTGGCACGGGTGAAGCGCCAGCGCCGCTTTGGCCTGCGCGGGTTGCACCTCGCACACGCGCACTACCGGCTGCCGGTGGAAGTGCTCATTCCCGTGCTGCTCGCGGCCGCGGTGGCGGCCTACCTGCTCGTGTCTTCTTCCTGA
- a CDS encoding HD family phosphohydrolase encodes MAEPESPPPGLSPLDALSRRFRLGPQWGRRLTNLLLLGAVSVAAGFVISPGLYSQQIPALTEENLGRPFRTNAPAGFKAGRDYDILHEAMTEKRRQEARAAVRPVYDLSPGVASELRTAVSGAFSDMRRRLAEKEEAAAQAASAEPTDTRKARKPSAPTAEERERQRQELEAMRESFLVLLFGRRDAGFEAEDFQALNAGRFSEALEVATLLLVERAYGFSEPLPVYIAPSREELAREGLQGITVRDLRHNGEQTLAITAPTVVDLRESYTEMERFASVPGNLLPDSPVVQRRAVLRLAKRLVRPNLTINLAETDARRRLAAAAVKDAVISIKKGQRVIGDGELVNETHLVAIRGMRAQTDRLDLLQLQVGGTGLVALLISATYLFCRAAFRRFRPTRKDALLLGMLLVSMLGLAQIWVSIADAVQDRYAALPLEAFYYAFPVAAGAMLVRFVLSEELALFFAIVLACLCGVMLGNSLSFGIYALVGALVAADRITRAKDRVGIFKAGLISGVANLLAVLFLFLAEGKGLTPDTLLTAVFAFLGTTLGVPVVVLALTPLIESVFGYASDLKLLELANLNHPALKELIVQAPGTYHHSIIIGTLVENAAEDIGANPLLARSCAYYHDIGKGRNPLYFGENQKGDNRHDGLAPAMSAVIIKRHVTEGLEMARQYRLPKLVADAIPQHHGTRLVGYFFHKALKEQEGKEGAPPLDESIFRYPGPKPQFREAALVMIADAVEASTRSLPEPTSARLQAQVQKMINLIFSEGQLDECDLTLRDLNLISQSFLHTLEGIYHARPEYPAGALQAGPKGSLMVAPAAKQEGKARPVGTGT; translated from the coding sequence ATGGCCGAACCGGAATCGCCGCCCCCCGGACTCAGTCCGCTGGACGCCTTGTCGCGCCGTTTCCGGCTCGGCCCCCAATGGGGCCGGCGCCTGACGAACCTGCTGTTGCTGGGGGCGGTGTCGGTCGCGGCCGGCTTCGTCATCTCACCGGGCCTCTACAGCCAGCAGATTCCCGCCCTCACCGAGGAGAACCTGGGCCGGCCCTTCCGGACCAACGCGCCAGCGGGGTTCAAGGCCGGACGGGACTACGACATCCTCCACGAGGCGATGACCGAGAAGCGGCGCCAGGAGGCACGCGCCGCGGTCCGCCCGGTGTACGACCTGAGCCCGGGCGTGGCGTCGGAGCTGCGCACCGCCGTGAGCGGCGCCTTCTCGGACATGCGTCGGCGCCTGGCGGAGAAGGAAGAAGCCGCCGCGCAGGCCGCGTCCGCGGAGCCCACCGACACGCGCAAGGCCCGCAAGCCGTCCGCGCCGACGGCGGAGGAGCGCGAGCGTCAACGCCAGGAGCTGGAGGCGATGCGCGAGAGCTTCCTGGTGCTGCTCTTCGGACGCCGGGACGCGGGGTTCGAGGCGGAGGACTTCCAGGCGCTGAACGCGGGGCGCTTCTCCGAGGCCCTGGAGGTGGCCACGCTGTTGCTCGTGGAGCGGGCCTACGGCTTCTCCGAGCCCCTGCCGGTGTACATCGCCCCCTCGCGCGAGGAGCTCGCGCGCGAGGGCCTCCAGGGCATCACCGTGAGGGATCTGCGCCACAATGGCGAGCAGACCCTGGCGATCACGGCGCCCACCGTGGTGGACCTGCGCGAGTCCTATACGGAGATGGAGCGTTTCGCCTCCGTTCCGGGCAACCTCCTGCCGGACTCGCCCGTGGTGCAGCGCCGGGCGGTGCTGCGGTTGGCCAAGCGGCTGGTGCGGCCCAACCTCACCATCAACCTGGCCGAGACGGACGCCCGGCGGCGCCTGGCGGCGGCGGCGGTGAAGGACGCCGTCATCTCCATCAAGAAGGGGCAGCGCGTCATTGGCGACGGGGAGCTGGTCAACGAGACGCACCTGGTGGCCATCCGGGGCATGCGCGCGCAGACGGACCGGTTGGATCTGTTGCAGTTGCAGGTGGGCGGCACGGGCCTGGTGGCGCTGCTCATCTCCGCCACGTACCTCTTCTGCCGGGCGGCCTTCCGGCGCTTCCGGCCCACGCGCAAGGACGCGCTGCTCCTGGGCATGCTGCTGGTGTCGATGCTGGGCCTGGCGCAGATCTGGGTGTCCATCGCGGACGCGGTGCAGGACCGCTACGCGGCGCTGCCCCTGGAGGCCTTCTATTACGCCTTCCCGGTGGCGGCCGGAGCCATGCTGGTGCGCTTCGTCCTCTCCGAGGAGCTGGCGCTCTTCTTCGCCATCGTGCTCGCGTGCCTGTGCGGCGTGATGCTGGGCAACTCGCTGTCCTTCGGCATCTACGCGCTGGTGGGCGCCCTGGTGGCGGCCGACCGCATCACCCGCGCCAAGGATCGCGTGGGCATCTTCAAGGCGGGTCTCATCTCCGGCGTGGCCAACCTGCTCGCGGTGCTCTTCCTCTTCCTGGCCGAGGGCAAGGGACTCACCCCCGACACCCTCCTCACCGCCGTGTTCGCCTTCCTGGGCACGACGCTGGGCGTGCCGGTGGTGGTGCTGGCGCTCACGCCGCTCATCGAGTCCGTGTTCGGCTATGCGTCGGACCTGAAGCTGCTGGAGCTGGCCAACCTCAACCACCCCGCGCTCAAGGAGCTCATCGTCCAGGCGCCGGGCACCTACCACCACTCCATCATCATCGGCACGCTGGTGGAGAACGCGGCGGAGGACATCGGCGCCAATCCGCTGCTGGCGCGCTCGTGCGCCTACTACCACGACATCGGCAAGGGCCGGAATCCGCTCTACTTCGGGGAGAACCAGAAGGGGGACAACCGGCACGATGGGCTCGCCCCGGCGATGAGCGCCGTCATCATCAAGCGCCACGTCACCGAGGGTCTGGAGATGGCGCGCCAGTACCGTCTGCCCAAGCTGGTGGCGGACGCCATTCCCCAGCACCACGGCACCCGGCTGGTGGGCTACTTCTTCCACAAGGCCCTCAAGGAGCAGGAGGGCAAGGAAGGCGCGCCTCCGCTCGACGAGAGCATCTTCCGCTACCCGGGCCCCAAGCCCCAGTTCCGCGAGGCGGCCCTGGTGATGATCGCCGACGCGGTCGAGGCCTCCACGCGCTCGCTGCCGGAGCCCACCTCGGCGCGGCTGCAAGCGCAGGTGCAGAAGATGATCAACCTCATCTTCTCCGAGGGGCAGCTGGATGAGTGCGATCTGACACTTCGGGATTTGAACCTCATCTCCCAGTCCTTCCTGCACACGCTCGAGGGCATCTATCATGCGCGTCCCGAGTATCCGGCCGGTGCGCTGCAGGCGGGCCCCAAGGGCTCGCTGATGGTGGCGCCGGCGGCGAAGCAGGAAGGCAAGGCGCGTCCGGTGGGCACGGGCACCTGA
- a CDS encoding sigma-70 family RNA polymerase sigma factor — MSASEVLGSQDVETPERLLLARLRRGEPEAFEALVRENQDRLYDFCVRMLADPEEANDVVQEVFVSAHQHLARFREDSKLSTWLFRIGKNHCLNRLKYLKRRGRGRSDEYGEQSEGALARALGSPPGPDEALEAAREQARVQWAITQLEPDARMLVALRDIEGLSYEEIVDITELPLGTVKSRLHRAREKLAEVLGRLEE; from the coding sequence GTGTCTGCGAGCGAAGTGCTCGGGAGTCAGGACGTGGAGACGCCGGAGCGCCTGTTGCTGGCGCGGCTGCGGCGTGGCGAGCCAGAGGCCTTCGAGGCGCTGGTGCGCGAGAACCAGGACCGGCTCTACGACTTCTGCGTGCGGATGCTCGCGGACCCGGAAGAGGCGAATGACGTGGTGCAGGAGGTCTTCGTGAGCGCCCACCAGCACCTGGCGCGCTTCCGGGAGGACTCCAAGCTGTCCACGTGGTTGTTCCGTATCGGAAAGAACCACTGCCTCAACCGGCTGAAGTACCTCAAGCGCCGGGGGAGGGGCCGCTCGGACGAGTACGGCGAGCAGAGCGAGGGCGCGCTGGCGCGGGCGCTGGGCTCACCCCCGGGGCCCGACGAGGCCCTGGAGGCCGCGCGCGAGCAGGCGCGGGTGCAGTGGGCCATCACCCAGTTGGAGCCGGACGCGCGCATGCTGGTGGCGCTCCGGGACATCGAGGGCCTGTCGTACGAGGAAATCGTCGATATCACCGAGCTACCGTTGGGAACCGTGAAAAGCCGGCTCCACCGGGCCCGGGAGAAGCTGGCGGAAGTGTTGGGGCGGCTTGAGGAATGA
- a CDS encoding PhoH family protein — translation MRNPATVEAQEVTPTSAKVDVRDNATTLALCGNQNENLKLMERRLGVRVGQRGTELHLSGPADAVAFTVKLVESLEGMIRAGRAIYREDVEQAIKVMGRGGAESLQDVMMGPVLKSSGNRQIAPKSIAQKRYVDAIRANDIVFGIGPAGTGKTYLAMAMAVSYLLDRKVKRIVLARPAVEAGEKLGFLPGDLAEKVNPYLRPLYDALHDMMPIERATSFIEQGVVEVAPLAFMRGRTLNDSFVILDEAQNTTVEQMKMFLTRLGYNSKAVITGDVTQVDLPVGRMSGLHHARSILRNIEGLCITEFTEVDVVRHPLVQEVIRAYDRFDAAQQAAKALKQAEQTAETPAPASSGEPSSS, via the coding sequence TTGCGAAACCCCGCCACTGTAGAGGCCCAAGAAGTCACCCCCACCTCCGCCAAGGTGGATGTCCGCGACAACGCGACGACCCTGGCGCTGTGTGGCAACCAGAACGAGAACCTCAAGCTCATGGAGCGCCGCCTCGGTGTCCGCGTGGGACAGCGGGGGACGGAACTGCACCTGTCGGGACCGGCGGATGCCGTGGCCTTCACGGTGAAGCTGGTGGAGAGCCTCGAGGGTATGATCCGGGCCGGCCGCGCCATCTACCGCGAGGATGTGGAGCAGGCCATCAAGGTGATGGGGCGCGGAGGCGCCGAGTCGCTCCAGGACGTGATGATGGGGCCCGTGCTCAAGAGCTCGGGCAACCGGCAGATCGCGCCCAAGAGCATCGCGCAGAAGCGCTACGTGGACGCCATCCGCGCCAATGACATCGTCTTCGGCATTGGCCCCGCGGGCACGGGCAAGACGTACCTGGCCATGGCCATGGCGGTCTCCTATCTGCTCGACAGGAAGGTCAAGCGCATCGTCCTGGCCCGCCCGGCGGTGGAGGCCGGTGAGAAGCTGGGCTTCCTGCCCGGGGACCTGGCCGAGAAGGTCAATCCCTACCTGCGTCCGCTCTACGACGCGCTCCACGACATGATGCCCATCGAGCGCGCCACGAGCTTCATCGAGCAGGGCGTGGTGGAAGTGGCGCCGCTGGCCTTCATGCGCGGCCGCACGCTCAACGACTCCTTCGTCATCCTCGACGAGGCGCAGAACACCACCGTCGAGCAGATGAAGATGTTCCTCACGCGCCTGGGCTACAACAGCAAGGCGGTCATCACCGGTGACGTGACGCAGGTGGACCTGCCGGTGGGCAGGATGAGCGGCCTGCACCATGCGCGCTCCATCCTGCGCAACATCGAGGGCCTGTGCATCACCGAGTTCACCGAGGTGGATGTGGTGCGCCACCCGTTGGTGCAGGAGGTCATCCGCGCCTACGATCGCTTCGACGCCGCCCAGCAGGCCGCCAAGGCGCTGAAGCAAGCCGAGCAGACCGCCGAGACCCCGGCGCCCGCCTCCAGTGGGGAGCCATCCAGCTCGTGA
- the ybeY gene encoding rRNA maturation RNase YbeY — translation MKLRKGKVIPRDDGKRIEEFVGAATTGTDSVSVARMLAPPGWSEPAQKPEFDEVVIVLKGELTLVIEGRRQLIEQGEMGLVPRGRRVVYRNDGQGACDYYSVCAPAFRVELANIEQAEEEPQENRVTLQVAHPQGKRLSKQVTELAETFLEKLELSGCELSISLVGDHAIRRLNRTWRKKDKATDVLSFPAGEAPKGTPGPRQLGDIVISLDTAKLQAREYERTLEEEVARYLAHGLLHLLGHDHERPKDAQKMARAEERLLGASGMVGDAVAPRARKLMT, via the coding sequence GTGAAGCTGCGCAAGGGGAAGGTGATTCCCCGGGACGATGGGAAGCGCATCGAGGAGTTCGTGGGCGCGGCGACGACGGGCACCGACTCGGTGTCGGTGGCGCGCATGCTGGCGCCGCCGGGCTGGAGCGAGCCGGCGCAGAAGCCCGAGTTCGACGAGGTGGTCATCGTCCTCAAGGGCGAGCTGACCCTGGTGATCGAGGGCCGGCGCCAGCTCATCGAGCAAGGGGAGATGGGCCTGGTGCCTCGCGGCCGCCGGGTGGTGTACCGCAACGATGGACAGGGCGCGTGCGACTACTACTCGGTGTGCGCGCCGGCCTTCCGGGTGGAGCTGGCGAACATCGAGCAGGCCGAGGAAGAGCCCCAGGAGAACCGGGTGACGTTGCAGGTGGCGCACCCGCAGGGCAAGCGCCTGTCCAAGCAGGTGACGGAGCTGGCCGAGACGTTCCTGGAGAAGCTGGAGCTGTCCGGGTGCGAGCTGTCCATCTCGCTGGTGGGCGACCATGCCATCCGCCGGCTCAACCGCACCTGGCGCAAGAAGGACAAGGCGACGGACGTGCTGAGCTTCCCCGCGGGCGAGGCTCCCAAGGGCACGCCCGGGCCGAGGCAGCTCGGCGACATCGTCATCTCCCTGGACACGGCGAAGCTGCAGGCCCGGGAGTACGAGCGCACCCTGGAAGAGGAGGTGGCACGCTACCTGGCGCACGGCCTCCTGCACCTGCTGGGGCACGACCACGAGCGGCCCAAGGACGCGCAGAAGATGGCGCGCGCCGAGGAGCGGCTGCTGGGCGCCAGCGGCATGGTGGGGGACGCGGTGGCTCCCCGGGCTCGCAAGCTCATGACGTGA
- a CDS encoding DUF4105 domain-containing protein: MSRLASAMLCLLGLLLTALPASAQELPPWGTGESRGEDLSVYLVTFGPGDDVPSWFGHGSLVVEDQKQHQSRLYNYGMFSFDERMLLRYAMGRLEFWVDDASPAATFRFYRSLNRDVRLQELNLTPAQKVELGRLLAENVLPQNRDYLYHHYNDNCVTRLRDALDKVLGGQLHAAASGPGRMTLRDHTRRYTDVGPPMSLLLDFLMNDEIDKPTTRWQEAFLPDELERQVAELQVMGADKQHHPLVSRSFTLYAAQGRPATPARPPGYASVLLLLGLALGGMAMGLAVWGRGGGRAPRILLGLQSVLVGLVVGIPGLALFIMWLGTDHTVTYRNENLFLANPLTVLALPLGFLLMRGSPRAREWMWRLWVVLAALGVLGLVLKALPLFDQDNWRLIALLLPQWVGMAGAMTLGRSTVAVGQVAPPLASTLKASGN; the protein is encoded by the coding sequence ATGTCCCGCCTCGCCTCCGCCATGCTCTGCCTGCTCGGCCTGCTGCTGACCGCCCTTCCGGCGTCCGCGCAGGAGCTGCCTCCCTGGGGAACCGGGGAGAGCCGCGGCGAGGACCTGTCCGTCTATCTGGTCACCTTCGGGCCCGGCGACGACGTGCCGTCCTGGTTCGGCCATGGCTCGCTGGTGGTGGAGGACCAGAAGCAGCATCAGTCGCGCCTCTACAACTACGGCATGTTCTCCTTCGACGAGCGCATGCTCCTGCGCTACGCGATGGGACGGCTCGAGTTCTGGGTGGACGACGCGAGCCCCGCGGCCACGTTCCGCTTCTACCGCTCGCTCAACCGGGACGTGCGGCTGCAGGAGCTGAACCTGACGCCCGCGCAGAAGGTGGAGCTGGGACGGCTGCTGGCGGAGAACGTGCTGCCGCAGAACCGCGACTACCTCTACCACCACTACAACGACAACTGCGTGACGAGGCTGCGCGATGCGCTCGACAAGGTGCTGGGAGGTCAACTGCACGCGGCGGCGAGCGGCCCCGGGCGGATGACGCTGCGCGATCACACGCGCCGCTACACCGACGTGGGCCCGCCCATGAGCCTGCTGCTCGACTTCCTGATGAACGACGAGATCGACAAGCCCACCACGCGCTGGCAGGAGGCGTTCCTTCCCGACGAGCTGGAACGGCAGGTGGCGGAGCTCCAGGTGATGGGGGCGGACAAGCAGCACCATCCGCTGGTGTCCCGGTCCTTCACCCTCTACGCGGCGCAGGGCCGGCCCGCCACTCCCGCGCGGCCACCGGGCTACGCCTCCGTCCTGCTGCTGCTGGGACTGGCGCTGGGCGGCATGGCGATGGGGCTGGCCGTGTGGGGGCGCGGAGGCGGGCGGGCGCCCCGCATCCTGCTCGGCCTTCAGAGCGTCCTGGTGGGCCTGGTGGTGGGGATTCCAGGGCTCGCGTTGTTCATCATGTGGCTGGGCACCGACCACACGGTGACGTACCGCAACGAGAACCTGTTCCTGGCCAACCCGCTCACCGTGCTGGCGCTGCCCCTGGGGTTCCTGTTGATGCGCGGCTCGCCGCGGGCGCGCGAGTGGATGTGGCGGTTGTGGGTGGTGCTCGCGGCCCTGGGCGTGCTGGGGCTGGTGCTCAAGGCGCTGCCCCTCTTCGATCAGGACAACTGGCGCCTCATCGCGCTGCTGCTGCCGCAGTGGGTGGGCATGGCGGGCGCGATGACGCTGGGGCGCTCCACGGTGGCGGTGGGTCAGGTGGCCCCGCCCCTGGCGTCCACCCTGAAGGCTTCTGGCAACTGA
- the prfB gene encoding peptide chain release factor 2 (programmed frameshift) — translation MANDSMEKIGGLRERLMALRGHLDLDRKRSRIALIERESTLPTFWDDNTKAQAMLKEKATLEASVGSFEKALRGLDDAQTLLELSAEMNDPASAKEAEDSLGAVEADIARLELARMLSGEQDRSYCFMDINAGAGGTDSMDWAAMLMRMYTRYCEQRGWKVEINDAQEGEEAGFKNVSLRIEGEYAYGYLKAEVGVHRLVRISPFDANARRQTAFASVDVYPEVDDSIQIDIPEKDIELKFIRGGGAGGQKVNKTSSTAQLRHLPTGIIITCQTERSQSANKDMAFKILRGRLYELEMKKREAERDAAEAQKKDISFGSQIRSYVLAPYRMVKDLRTGVETGNVDAVLDGELESFVTAQLMGVKNPNRTAAE, via the exons ATGGCGAACGACTCGATGGAGAAAATCGGCGGGCTTCGCGAGCGTCTGATGGCGCTCAGGGGGCATCTT GACCTCGATCGCAAGAGGTCTCGCATCGCGCTGATCGAGCGCGAATCCACGCTGCCCACGTTCTGGGACGACAACACCAAGGCCCAGGCGATGCTCAAGGAGAAGGCCACGCTCGAGGCGAGCGTGGGCTCCTTCGAGAAGGCGCTCCGGGGCCTGGACGACGCGCAGACGCTGCTGGAGCTGTCGGCCGAGATGAACGACCCGGCCAGCGCGAAGGAGGCCGAGGACTCGCTCGGCGCCGTCGAGGCGGACATCGCCAGGCTGGAGCTGGCGCGGATGCTCTCCGGCGAGCAGGACCGGTCGTACTGCTTCATGGACATCAACGCGGGCGCGGGTGGCACGGACTCCATGGACTGGGCCGCCATGCTCATGCGCATGTACACGCGCTACTGCGAGCAGCGCGGCTGGAAGGTGGAGATCAACGACGCGCAGGAGGGTGAAGAGGCCGGCTTCAAGAACGTCTCGCTGCGCATCGAGGGCGAGTACGCCTACGGCTACCTCAAGGCGGAGGTGGGGGTGCACCGGCTGGTGCGCATCAGCCCCTTCGACGCCAACGCGCGCCGGCAGACGGCGTTCGCCTCGGTGGACGTGTACCCGGAGGTGGATGACTCCATCCAGATCGACATCCCGGAGAAGGACATCGAGCTGAAGTTCATCCGGGGTGGTGGCGCGGGCGGTCAGAAGGTCAACAAGACCTCGTCCACGGCGCAGCTGCGCCACCTGCCCACCGGCATCATCATCACCTGCCAGACGGAGCGCTCGCAGTCGGCCAACAAGGACATGGCGTTCAAGATCCTCCGCGGCCGCCTCTACGAGCTGGAGATGAAGAAGCGCGAGGCGGAGCGGGATGCCGCCGAGGCGCAGAAGAAGGACATCTCCTTCGGCTCGCAGATCCGCTCGTACGTGCTGGCGCCCTACCGCATGGTGAAGGACCTGCGCACGGGCGTGGAAACGGGCAACGTGGACGCGGTGTTGGACGGAGAGCTGGAGTCGTTCGTCACCGCCCAGTTGATGGGGGTGAAGAACCCCAACCGCACGGCCGCCGAATAG